A region of Malaciobacter marinus DNA encodes the following proteins:
- a CDS encoding type I secretion system permease/ATPase: protein MSTPDINTNQDEQSLKNLKDRREVDSLLECLIFLSKYHKRETSAESLTFGLPIHKSSMNVDMFLQASQRIGFTTKVVKRDIPNITKLALPSVLLLEKDRSCVLLDYDINNGEAQVILPGLSKGVTTMSMEKLQSEYTGSLIIIKPEFSFNNKVEKEVVIDQPKDWFWGTLKRNRGIYKQVIIVSLFINLFILATPLFTMNVYDRVLPNNALETLWVLFIGISLVMLFDFILKMLRSYFLGVASKRADTVISNRIFNQLLNIKINAKPASTGQFVSRLQSFESVREFFTSATIAAAVDLPFVIIFIIVIFYIGGPLGYITIATVVISMLVSWYMQRPLKEIIEKSVKEEQIKHTTLIETVTGLEIIKSIRAQNRMRTHWDQSVNKTIHYADKGQFLSQTITFFTAFISQFSNILIVAAGVYLASEGEMTMGAIIAAMILNGRVISPVSQLVGMIIKYDKTMLSLENLDEVMKMPVEKENKTYISRPNLSGTIEFKDVQFAYKDQNHQTLKDINLKIKQGERVAVLGKIGSGKSTLLKLIMSLYEPNKGSVLIDSVDIRQIDPVDLRQAIGAVPQEPFLFMGTIKDNITIGEQYVSDEELLRASKVAGLNEFLGKHEAGYDLIVGERGEGLSGGERQAVTLARALISNPNILMLDEPTNSMDRQTEKMFIDRIKNIIEDKTLIVVTHKTSLLQLVDRVIIVEDGKIILDGPKEEVFNKLGK from the coding sequence TTGAGTACACCAGATATTAATACAAATCAAGATGAGCAAAGCTTAAAAAATTTAAAAGATAGAAGAGAAGTTGATAGTTTACTTGAGTGTTTGATTTTTTTATCAAAATATCACAAAAGAGAAACATCAGCTGAATCTTTAACTTTTGGACTACCTATTCATAAATCTTCAATGAATGTTGATATGTTTTTACAAGCTTCCCAAAGAATAGGCTTTACAACAAAAGTTGTAAAAAGGGATATTCCAAATATTACAAAATTAGCATTGCCTTCTGTTTTATTACTTGAAAAAGATAGATCTTGTGTTTTACTTGATTATGATATAAACAATGGTGAAGCACAAGTTATCTTACCAGGACTTAGTAAGGGTGTAACAACTATGAGTATGGAGAAGTTACAGTCTGAATATACTGGAAGTTTGATTATTATTAAACCTGAATTCTCTTTTAATAACAAAGTTGAAAAAGAGGTTGTTATTGATCAACCCAAAGATTGGTTTTGGGGAACATTAAAGCGTAATAGGGGAATTTATAAGCAAGTAATTATTGTATCTCTTTTTATAAATCTTTTTATTCTTGCAACACCTTTATTTACTATGAATGTTTATGATAGAGTTTTGCCAAATAATGCATTAGAAACACTTTGGGTTTTATTTATTGGAATATCTTTAGTAATGCTTTTTGATTTTATTTTAAAAATGTTAAGGTCATACTTTTTAGGAGTTGCAAGTAAAAGAGCAGATACTGTTATTTCAAATAGAATATTTAATCAACTACTAAATATCAAAATCAATGCAAAACCAGCTTCTACAGGACAATTTGTAAGTAGATTACAATCTTTTGAAAGTGTAAGAGAGTTTTTTACAAGCGCTACTATTGCTGCTGCTGTTGATCTCCCTTTTGTTATTATTTTTATCATAGTGATTTTTTATATTGGTGGACCCTTAGGTTATATTACAATTGCTACAGTTGTAATTTCTATGTTGGTTTCTTGGTATATGCAAAGACCTTTAAAAGAGATAATTGAAAAGTCAGTAAAAGAAGAACAAATAAAACATACAACTTTAATTGAAACTGTAACAGGTTTAGAGATTATAAAAAGTATTAGAGCCCAAAATAGAATGAGAACACATTGGGATCAATCAGTTAATAAAACAATCCATTATGCAGACAAGGGACAATTTTTATCTCAAACGATTACTTTTTTCACTGCTTTTATTTCACAGTTTTCAAATATATTAATTGTAGCAGCTGGTGTTTATCTTGCAAGTGAGGGAGAGATGACAATGGGTGCTATTATTGCAGCAATGATATTAAATGGTAGAGTTATCTCACCTGTTTCACAACTTGTTGGAATGATAATAAAATATGACAAAACAATGCTTTCTTTAGAAAATCTTGATGAAGTTATGAAAATGCCAGTTGAAAAAGAGAATAAAACTTATATAAGCAGACCAAATTTATCAGGAACTATTGAGTTTAAAGATGTTCAGTTTGCCTATAAAGATCAAAATCATCAAACCTTAAAAGATATAAATCTAAAAATAAAACAAGGCGAAAGAGTAGCTGTTTTAGGAAAAATTGGTTCAGGTAAATCAACACTGTTAAAATTAATTATGAGTTTATATGAACCAAATAAAGGTTCCGTTTTAATTGATAGTGTAGATATTAGACAAATAGATCCAGTTGATTTAAGGCAAGCAATAGGTGCAGTTCCTCAAGAACCATTTTTATTTATGGGTACAATTAAAGATAATATTACAATTGGAGAGCAGTATGTTTCTGATGAAGAGCTATTAAGAGCTTCAAAAGTTGCTGGTTTAAATGAGTTTTTAGGTAAACATGAAGCTGGATATGATTTAATTGTAGGAGAAAGAGGTGAGGGCTTAAGTGGTGGTGAAAGACAAGCTGTTACACTTGCAAGGGCACTTATTTCTAATCCAAATATTTTAATGCTAGATGAACCTACAAACTCTATGGATAGGCAAACAGAAAAAATGTTTATAGATAGAATAAAAAATATTATTGAAGATAAAACTTTAATAGTAGTTACTCATAAAACTTCATTGTTGCAATTAGTTGATAGGGTGATAATTGTAGAAGATGGTAAAATAATACTTGATGGACCAAAAGAAGAAGTATTTAATAAGTTAGGTAAATAA
- a CDS encoding HlyD family type I secretion periplasmic adaptor subunit, whose translation MEEQEDIKKIINEGQNSSIPQSKKENFENKKNDSLKNRFKSIFGLEDSSNDDMNFVYTSYSYANEEPTNISKIVFIMITLIFTAFVIWASFSQIDELARGEGKVIPSDKIQQVQSFDGGVISDILIKQGQMVQKGDPLIKIDTTRFQASFEENKQAYLGLLAVRVRLEVESKLDITKKIPKLNFPEEILEIAPEYAASERQLFKSRVRELKSSVKVLQNQLEQKKQELKEIENTVTNLKKSYRIIKEQRKTIQRLAQRGAKSTYDVLDIEKEYNKVSGDLEAALLSIPRSKSAIEEINFKIDEKINIFKSEASDLLQKTLGELNKFKAKLVSDRDKVAKTVLTSPVDGTVKQIYLNTIGGVVQSGMDLIEIVPSSEALLVEAKIDPKDIAFIHPKLKVIVKITAYDFSIYGGLDGKIVDISADSIMDKESKDEKSYYRVVVRTDKNFLERNGEKLPIIPGMVATVDIVTGKKTILDFILKPILKVKQNALTER comes from the coding sequence ATGGAAGAACAAGAAGATATTAAAAAGATTATTAATGAGGGGCAAAATAGTTCAATCCCTCAATCTAAAAAAGAGAATTTTGAAAATAAAAAAAATGATAGTTTAAAAAATAGATTCAAATCTATATTTGGATTAGAAGATTCATCTAATGATGATATGAACTTTGTATATACAAGCTATAGTTATGCAAATGAAGAACCTACAAATATCTCAAAAATAGTATTTATAATGATTACATTAATTTTTACAGCTTTTGTTATTTGGGCTTCCTTTTCACAAATTGATGAATTAGCAAGAGGTGAGGGTAAAGTTATCCCATCAGACAAGATTCAACAAGTACAATCATTTGATGGTGGTGTTATTTCTGATATTTTAATTAAACAAGGTCAAATGGTTCAAAAAGGTGACCCTTTAATAAAAATTGATACAACTAGGTTTCAAGCTTCTTTTGAAGAGAATAAACAAGCATATTTAGGTCTTTTAGCAGTTAGGGTTAGACTTGAAGTTGAATCTAAATTAGATATAACAAAAAAAATTCCAAAATTAAATTTTCCAGAAGAAATTTTAGAAATTGCACCTGAATACGCAGCTTCTGAAAGGCAACTTTTTAAAAGTAGAGTAAGAGAACTAAAATCATCTGTTAAAGTATTGCAAAATCAATTAGAACAAAAAAAACAAGAATTAAAAGAGATTGAAAATACAGTTACAAATTTAAAGAAAAGTTATAGAATTATAAAAGAGCAAAGAAAGACAATACAAAGACTTGCACAAAGAGGTGCAAAGTCTACTTATGATGTATTGGATATTGAGAAAGAGTACAATAAAGTAAGTGGTGATTTAGAAGCTGCATTATTATCAATTCCTCGTTCAAAATCAGCAATTGAAGAGATTAATTTTAAAATTGATGAAAAAATAAATATTTTTAAAAGTGAAGCTTCTGATTTATTACAAAAAACTTTAGGTGAATTAAATAAATTTAAAGCAAAGCTAGTTTCAGATAGAGATAAAGTTGCAAAAACAGTTTTAACATCACCTGTAGATGGAACTGTAAAACAAATATATCTTAATACAATAGGTGGAGTTGTACAATCAGGGATGGATTTAATTGAGATTGTTCCAAGTAGTGAAGCATTACTTGTAGAAGCAAAAATAGATCCAAAAGATATTGCTTTTATTCATCCAAAATTAAAAGTTATTGTAAAAATTACAGCTTATGATTTTTCTATATATGGTGGTTTAGATGGAAAAATTGTAGATATTTCAGCTGACAGTATAATGGATAAAGAATCAAAAGATGAAAAAAGTTATTATAGGGTTGTTGTAAGAACGGATAAAAACTTTTTAGAAAGAAATGGAGAAAAACTTCCAATTATTCCTGGGATGGTAGCAACTGTAGATATTGTAACTGGTAAAAAAACTATTTTGGATTTTATTTTAAAACCAATATTAAAAGTTAAACAAAATGCATTAACAGAGAGGTAG
- a CDS encoding ankyrin repeat domain-containing protein has product MKIFVAIFIIGIFFNGCMNVEKNKQLTLKDNLLKTDELGVLKEMSIYDAARINDIELLNFLLLQNKLDINKKDRYGYTPLHLASRFNHLEIANILIENGALVNSIDKFGDTPLLDSTRNAYTKMSKLLLCNKAKSDIKDKYGFKAFDYAVKTNDQLIIKMLESENINSFCENKAKANDVDKNINDIDTVSLVENLLLPKSLIKINEYYIINDSTPKICGKILGNQIDEVNLYLNDMEFKGKVKNDTWCVNIDKYLKNGDYKIKVVGKNENFIDEKSSTFSIHVLNSLYEALYEEFEDDLENWNAQLDKQTLTFRFLNPQAMFSYGSLDLNEKYKGILESFIPRYIETLYKYKDQIVNVLIQGHTSSEYSSAKSEEEKFEKNMQLSQKRAQNVYSFIKSIDDKRVKDNMIWIEKNFFPEGKSSLETIKNKDGLENSELSRRVEFKIQTVPK; this is encoded by the coding sequence ATGAAAATATTTGTGGCAATTTTTATTATAGGGATATTTTTTAATGGTTGTATGAATGTTGAAAAAAACAAACAATTGACACTTAAAGATAATCTTTTAAAAACTGATGAACTGGGTGTTTTAAAAGAAATGAGTATATATGATGCAGCAAGAATCAATGATATAGAATTATTGAACTTTTTATTGTTACAAAATAAGTTAGACATAAACAAAAAAGATAGATATGGATATACCCCACTTCACTTGGCATCTAGATTTAATCATTTAGAAATTGCAAACATATTAATTGAAAATGGAGCTTTAGTTAATAGTATTGATAAATTTGGTGATACTCCATTGTTAGATTCTACTAGAAATGCTTATACAAAAATGTCAAAATTATTACTATGCAATAAAGCAAAAAGTGATATTAAAGATAAGTATGGCTTTAAAGCTTTTGATTATGCTGTTAAAACAAATGATCAATTAATAATAAAAATGTTAGAGAGTGAAAATATAAATAGCTTTTGTGAAAATAAAGCTAAAGCTAATGATGTAGATAAAAATATAAATGATATTGATACTGTAAGTCTTGTTGAAAACTTATTGCTTCCAAAAAGTTTAATTAAAATAAATGAGTATTATATTATCAATGACAGTACTCCAAAAATTTGTGGGAAAATATTGGGAAATCAAATTGATGAAGTTAATTTATATCTAAATGATATGGAGTTTAAAGGCAAAGTTAAAAATGATACATGGTGTGTAAACATTGATAAATATTTAAAAAATGGTGATTATAAAATAAAAGTAGTAGGAAAAAATGAAAATTTTATAGATGAAAAAAGTAGTACTTTTTCTATTCATGTTTTAAATTCACTTTATGAAGCACTTTATGAAGAGTTTGAAGATGATTTAGAAAATTGGAATGCACAACTTGATAAACAAACTTTAACATTTAGATTTCTAAATCCACAAGCAATGTTTTCATATGGAAGTTTAGACTTAAATGAAAAGTATAAAGGAATCTTAGAATCTTTTATACCAAGGTATATTGAAACTTTATATAAATACAAAGATCAAATAGTAAATGTTTTAATTCAAGGGCACACATCATCAGAATATAGTAGTGCAAAAAGTGAAGAAGAAAAGTTTGAAAAAAATATGCAATTATCCCAAAAAAGAGCACAAAATGTTTATAGTTTTATAAAAAGTATTGATGATAAAAGAGTTAAGGATAATATGATTTGGATAGAAAAGAACTTTTTTCCAGAAGGAAAGTCTTCTTTAGAAACTATTAAAAATAAAGATGGCTTAGAAAACTCAGAATTATCAAGAAGAGTAGAGTTCAAAATACAAACTGTACCAAAATAA